From Panicum hallii strain FIL2 chromosome 2, PHallii_v3.1, whole genome shotgun sequence, a single genomic window includes:
- the LOC112880460 gene encoding EPIDERMAL PATTERNING FACTOR-like protein 2, giving the protein MVHSLQCSSAHTPLRPLFFSILLLILTSSMEAASSDARRLPLRLLEVGASKDEEVAIRGEMRGRRALIGSRPPRCERVCMSCGHCEAVQVPIVPQDRRQKRAAAVGAAMFSYRVDGITNYKPLSWKCRCGGTILDP; this is encoded by the exons ATGGTCCATTCCTTGCAATGCAGCAGTGCTCACACGCCCTTGCGGCCTCTCTTCTTCtccatcctcctcctcatcctcaCCTCCTCCATGGAGGCAGCATCCTCAGATGCCA GGAGACTGCCGCTGAGGCTACTCGAGGTCGGCGCCAGCAAG GATGAGGAGGTAGCAATCAGGGGCGAGATGAGAGGGCGGCGGGCTCTGATCGGGTCGAGGCCGCCGAGGTGCGAGAGGGTGTGCATGTCCTGCGGCCACTGTGAGGCGGTGCAGGTGCCCATCGTGCCGCAGGATCGCCGTCAGAAgagagccgccgccgtcggcgccGCCATGTTCAGCTACAGGGTGGACGGCATCACCAACTACAAGCCGCTCAGCTGGAAATGCAGGTGTGGAGGCACCATCCTGGATCCATGA
- the LOC112880456 gene encoding uncharacterized protein LOC112880456 → MDPESPTGTCSNAALQEQLRCPSLAVAAFYDTMERQIWLGNALLLTGAAMTGVMVGIGSYGRRYRHHRFTRFIFLGANTLFLPIISYVVSTLGDNSNDYVNLHKDRMTTLAALCDSVFHPCMIITWAFLFQIAAINTTSVVAIDSREGRKVRPPPELLLRGIWTFYLGASITEKRFFHGLFRFSPTEDHGPLTLICSKIMFTPFALLCAKIWLKCYSFGKARKSFALGRNPSLVFGYTQQLLQQQGRSRNGEDALPPALLVMGEDSRKVEKQPWGYVFSETWTPPTDSTGLVTLDTVWQSDQTMLPTSTPRPKDLCLSFALFKLLRCRFARYDLANVGLKFFWSLLLKDSEHDRVFRVIADELSFLNDYYYSSLPISYSKCWLPILSVLISVLSIGYCVVAAYFIVVFAAQVHKQGRNQIHCAFWCNKLQVVSEPRSKRFGSLYFDVVPEFMLLVLVLIAEVRDLSSYICSNWTKVALICHCVKSATLQHPLGVPKWIASLLLQCRCKITDRWDEKIGQCSVLVLQPTARTTLVGLLSRLFHLPDEKRRVELPVAVKVCIVDALRTAASSNGCRLGNGRTSLNRSQVGKGFLWACNGKSTSDIILTWHIGTSILEVRHPFRHDDQEQGSSPVSDRHKIAATHLSRYCAYLMTWSPELLPDEEAWSKGLYEAVKEDTERVLADRITMSGPPLTPEAEYQELVKLLSAGSKHSVVMNGVWLGKRLVELVEGEETAWAILAGFWAEMILYVAPSNNLKGHRKAVARGGELITLLWALLFHAGIVSRPGETGGAASAGGVV, encoded by the coding sequence ATGGATCCAGAGAGTCCTACCGGGACCTGCTCCAATGCTGCATTGCAGGAGCAGTTGCGCTGCCCCAGCCTTGCCGTGGCAGCCTTCTACGACACCATGGAACGGCAGATATGGTTGGGGAACGCGCTGCTGCTCACGGGCGCGGCCATGACCGGGGTCATGGTCGGCATAGGCAGCTACGGCCGGCGCTACCGCCACCACCGCTTCACCCGCTTCATCTTCCTCGGAGCCAACACGCTATTCCTGCCCATCATCTCCTACGTCGTCTCCACCCTCGGCGACAACTCCAACGACTACGTCAACCTGCACAAGGACCGCATGACGACCTTGGCCGCGTTGTGTGACTCGGTGTTCCACCCCTGCATGATCATAACATGGGCGTTCCTTTTCCAGATCGCAGCGATCAATACTACCTCGGTGGTCGCCATTGATAGCAGGGAAGGTCGTAAGGTTCGGCCTCCTCCGGAGCTGCTTCTCAGGGGGATCTGGACCTTCTACCTGGGTGCCAGCATCACAGAGAAACGTTTCTTCCATGGGCTCTTCCGGTTCTCACCTACTGAAGACCACGGACCGCTCACTCTCATCTGTTCCAAGATTATGTTCACTCCCTTCGCTCTCCTGTGTGCCAAAATTTGGCTCAAATGTTACTCATTTGGAAAGGCCCGGAAATCCTTTGCGCTAGGGCGCAATCCTAGTCTTGTTTTTGGGTACACGCAGCAGCTACTACAACAGCAAGGAAGAAGCCGGAATGGTGAGGATGCACTTCCTCCTGCACTCCTGGTTATGGGAGAAGACAGCAGGAAAGTGGAGAAGCAACCTTGGGGGTATGTGTTCAGCGAGACATGGACACCGCCTACTGACAGCACTGGCTTGGTGACCCTTGACACGGTTTGGCAGTCGGACCAGACGATGCTTCCCACATCAACGCCAAGACCAAAAGACCTGTGCCTGTCCTTTGCATTGTTCAAGCTGCTGAGGTGTCGATTTGCGAGGTACGACCTCGCAAATGTTGGGCTCAAGTTTTTCTGGAGCTTGTTGCTGAAGGACAGTGAGCATGACAGGGTCTTCAGGGTGATTGCAGACGAGCTCTCGTTCCTTAACGATTACTACTACTCATCACTCCCAATATCCTACTCGAAGTGTTGGCTACCTATCCTGAGCGTCCTGATCTCAGTCTTGAGCATAGGCTACTGCGTCGTGGCTGCGTACTTCATCGTTGTATTCGCAGCTCAGGTGCACAAGCAAGGCCGCAATCAGATCCACTGCGCGTTCTGGTGCAATAAGCTGCAGGTGGTAAGCGAACCACGGTCTAAAAGGTTTGGGAGCTTGTACTTTGATGTGGTGCCGGAATTTATGCTTCTTGTTTTGGTCCTAATCGCTGAGGTGAGGGACTTGTCTTCCTACATCTGCTCCAACTGGACAAAAGTAGCCCTCATATGCCACTGTGTAAAATCTGCCACACTGCAGCATCCACTGGGAGTGCCTAAATGGATTGCTAGCCTTTTACTGCAGTGCAGATGCAAGATAACTGATCGTTGGGATGAAAAAATAGGCCAGTGTTCAGTATTGGTGCTTCAGCCAACTGCAAGGACAACCCTGGTTGGTCTTCTCAGTCGTCTCTTCCATTTGCCGGATGAGAAGAGGAGGGTTGAGTTGCCAGTGGCAGTGAAGGTTTGCATTGTGGATGCGCTTAGAACCGCTGCCAGCAGCAATGGGTGCCGACTAGGCAATGGCAGAACATCTCTGAACCGGAGCCAAGTTGGAAAAGGCTTCCTCTGGGCCTGCAATGGCAAGAGCACGTCTGATATCATACTTACATGGCACATCGGCACATCCATCCTTGAGGTGAGGCACCCTTTTCGCCATGATGATCAAGAGCAAGGTTCTTCGCCGGTTTCAGACCGACATAAGATTGCTGCCACTCACTTGTCACGGTACTGCGCGTACCTTATGACCTGGTCCCCGGAGCTTCTTCCTGACGAGGAAGCATGGAGCAAGGGCCTGTACGAGGCTGTCAAGGAGGACACAGAGCGTGTCCTCGCCGACCGCATCACTATGTCAGGGCCGCCATTGACGCCTGAAGCTGAGTACCAGGAACTGGTGAAGCTGCTCAGTGCAGGCTCCAAACATTCGGTGGTGATGAATGGCGTGTGGCTCGGAAAGCGGTTGGTCGAGTTGGTTGAGGGCGAGGAGACAGCTTGGGCAATCCTGGCTGGCTTCTGGGCGGAGATGATCCTGTACGTCGCGCCGTCCAACAACCTGAAAGGGCACAGGAAGGCCGTCgcccgcggcggcgagctgATCACGCTCCTCTGGGCGTTGCTCTTCCATGCTGGGATCGTTAGTAGGCCGGGTGAAACCGGCGGTGCTGCTAGCGCTGGTGGTGTTGTGTAA
- the LOC112881878 gene encoding uncharacterized protein LOC112881878: MDPCPFVRVLVGNLALKMPAAPRGSGSSAGVHPTTAPCYCRIRLNQLPYQTATAPLLPSAEEGPASCTGAFAAAFHVSKADLDRATAKPALFGPRRTARLKVAVYLGRRGTTCGGVSSGRLLGKVVVPLDLRAAVAKPVVFHSGWVAIGKRRAGRKAAPAPAASGGAAQLNLTVRAEPDPRFVFEFDGEPECSPQVLQVQGRMKQPMFTCKFSCRSNSDLRSRSVQSDPGNGGRNWLAKFGSDRERAGKERKGWSVTVHDLSGSPVALASMVTPFVASPGSDRVSRSNPGGWLILRPVDGTWTPWGRLECWRERGAGAGGDFLGYRFELVPDHTNSGAGVCVAESGVPASRGGRFAIDLTAAQPFGRSGSPVCSPRGSGDFGHGLWPFGSFRGFVMSAAVQGEGRCSRPTVEVGVAHVGCAEDAAAFVALAAAVDLSMDACRLFSCKLRRELSASRAELLR; this comes from the exons ATGGACCCGTGCCCGTTCGTGCGGGTGCTGGTCGGCAACCTGGCGCTCAAGATGCCGGCGGCCCCGCGCGGCTCCGGCTCCAGCGCGGGGGTGCACCCGACCACCGCGCCCTGCTACTGCCGGATCCGCCTCAACCAGCTGCCCTACCAGACCGCCACGGCCCCGCTGCTGCCGTCCGCCGAGGAGGGCCCGGCCTCGTGCACGGGCGCCTTCGCCGCGGCCTTCCACGTCTCCAAGGCCGACCTCGACCGGGCCACCGCCAAGCCCGCGCTCTTCGGGCCCCGCCGCACCGCGCGGCTCAAGGTGGCGGTGTACCTGGGGCGGAGGGGCACCACGTGCGGCGGGGTCAGCTCCGGGAGGCTGCTGGGGAAGGTGGTCGTCCCGCTCGACCTCAGGGCCGCCGTCGCCAAGCCCGTCGTGTTCCACAGCGGGTGGGTCGCCATCGGCAAGCGCCGCGCTGGGCGcaaggcggcgccggcgcccgcggcctCCGGCGGCGCCGCGCAGCTCAACCTGACCGTGCGCGCGGAGCCCGACCCGCGGTTCGTGTTCGAGTTCGACGGCGAGCCCGAGTGCAGCCCGCAGGTGCTCCAGGTGCAGGGCCGCATGAAGCAGCCCATGTTCACCTGCAAGTTCTCCTGCCGCAGCAACAGCGACCTCCGCTCAAG GTCGGTGCAGTCTGATCCGGGGAACGGCGGGCGCAACTGGCTGGCCAAGTTCGGGTCGGACCGCGAGCGCGCGGGGAAGGAGCGCAAGGGGTGGTCGGTGACGGTCCACGACCTGTCGGGCTCGCCGGTGGCGCTGGCCTCGATGGTGACCCCGTTCGTGGCGTCCCCCGGCTCGGACCGCGTGAGCCGCTCCAACCCCGGCGGCTGGCTCATCCTCCGCCCCGTCGACGGCACCTGGACGCCGTGGGGCCGCCTCGAGTGCTGGCGcgagcgcggcgcgggcgccggcggcgacttcCTGGGCTACCGCTTCGAGCTCGTCCCGGACCACACCAACTCCGGCGCGGGCGTGTGCGTGGCCGAGTCCGGCGTCCCGGCGTCCAGGGGCGGCCGGTTCGCCATCGACCTGACGGCGGCGCAGCCGTTCGGCCGGAGCGGGTCCCCCGTGTGCAGCCCCCGCGGGAGCGGCGACTTCGGGCACGGGCTGTGGCCGTTTGGGAGCTTCCGCGGGTTCGTGATGTCGGCGGCCGTGCAGGGGGAGGGGCGGTGCAGCAGGCCCACGGTGGAGGTGGGCGTGGCGCACGTCGGGTGCGCCGAGGACGCCGCGGCGTTcgtggcgctggcggcggcggtggacctGAGCATGGACGCGTGCCGGCTCTTCTCGTGCAAGCTCCGCCGGGAGCTCTCGGCGTCCCGCGCCGAGCTGCTCCGGTGA